A window of Candidatus Spechtbacteria bacterium contains these coding sequences:
- the recJ gene encoding single-stranded-DNA-specific exonuclease RecJ: MKQWIIKEQSPDEFRNKFPEFLPLVRDMLWRRGLDTQEAIDRFFNPDYGKDLHDPLLMRDMPRAIERITSAISAKEKIIVYGDYDTDGVCGATILISTIKAIGGEDYPVSVYIPDRALEGYGMNKNAIEQFARDGAGLVITVDCGTTNIAETELANEKGIDVIITDHHQVLENVPPAHAFVNPHQKDDEYPFKDLCGTGVAFKVACALIEKCKKDGWLVRRSLGEGGEKWFLDLVALATVADVMPLLGENRTLVRYGLFVLAHQRRIGVKALMRVARVQPTVDIGARKTNLDPYILGFVLAPRLNAAGRIDHANTAFALLNTNDQIEADSLACQIDETNSQRQEIVKNIIAEAVSMEQDFKDAPLIFLGKENWPIGVLGIVAGKLVEKFHKPAFIYQAQQEKLAGSARSVEGFNIVKALTSAQEHLIRFGGHPMAGGFSAEIKNIFVLREALYVYAKKELEQKPYVPTLWLDGEIKENDLNWEFFEQIKLFEPFGEKNRKPIFSLKNVSVSSLRKIGKDSNHVLFQLKDTGGKAWKAIAFGALARRGSSRADEGGDDLPAVGAIIDIAFELDVDEWNGRRELMFKVIDYRIA; the protein is encoded by the coding sequence ATGAAGCAATGGATCATCAAAGAACAATCGCCAGACGAATTCCGGAATAAGTTTCCGGAGTTTTTGCCTTTGGTGCGGGATATGTTGTGGCGCAGAGGGCTAGATACACAAGAGGCGATTGACAGATTTTTTAATCCCGACTATGGCAAAGATTTGCACGATCCTTTGCTGATGAGAGATATGCCAAGGGCGATCGAGCGAATTACGAGTGCCATTTCCGCTAAAGAAAAAATTATTGTGTATGGCGATTATGATACTGACGGCGTGTGCGGCGCAACAATTTTAATTTCAACAATCAAAGCTATTGGAGGCGAAGATTATCCTGTATCGGTATATATTCCCGATCGGGCTCTTGAAGGATACGGAATGAATAAAAATGCTATTGAGCAATTTGCGCGCGATGGTGCCGGACTTGTTATTACCGTTGATTGCGGCACGACCAATATAGCGGAAACGGAACTAGCAAATGAAAAGGGCATCGATGTAATAATTACCGATCATCATCAGGTATTGGAAAACGTTCCTCCTGCCCATGCGTTCGTCAATCCTCATCAAAAAGATGACGAGTATCCTTTTAAGGACTTGTGTGGAACAGGCGTAGCTTTTAAGGTGGCTTGCGCGCTTATTGAAAAGTGCAAGAAAGATGGTTGGCTTGTCCGCCGTAGCCTTGGCGAAGGTGGAGAAAAATGGTTCTTGGATTTGGTGGCTTTAGCTACGGTGGCAGATGTGATGCCTTTGCTTGGAGAAAATAGAACACTTGTTAGGTACGGATTATTTGTTCTAGCGCACCAAAGAAGGATTGGCGTTAAGGCGCTGATGCGCGTGGCGCGCGTGCAGCCAACAGTCGATATCGGAGCGCGAAAAACAAATCTAGATCCTTACATACTTGGGTTTGTGCTCGCGCCTCGGCTTAATGCCGCGGGGCGCATTGACCACGCTAACACCGCATTCGCGCTTTTGAACACCAACGATCAGATTGAAGCAGATTCGCTAGCATGCCAAATTGATGAAACAAACAGCCAACGCCAGGAAATTGTAAAAAATATTATCGCGGAAGCTGTATCAATGGAGCAGGATTTCAAAGACGCGCCGTTAATTTTTCTTGGCAAAGAAAATTGGCCGATTGGCGTGCTGGGCATCGTGGCAGGTAAACTTGTAGAGAAATTTCATAAACCAGCATTTATTTATCAGGCGCAGCAGGAAAAATTAGCTGGTTCGGCGCGGAGTGTTGAGGGATTCAATATCGTAAAAGCGCTGACATCGGCGCAGGAGCATCTTATTCGTTTTGGCGGCCATCCAATGGCTGGGGGATTTAGCGCGGAAATAAAGAATATTTTTGTCTTGCGCGAGGCACTTTATGTATACGCTAAAAAAGAGCTTGAGCAGAAACCATACGTGCCAACACTATGGCTTGACGGCGAAATAAAAGAGAATGATTTAAATTGGGAGTTTTTTGAACAGATAAAACTTTTTGAACCGTTTGGCGAAAAGAATCGCAAGCCGATTTTTTCTTTAAAAAATGTTAGCGTGTCGTCTTTGCGCAAGATAGGCAAAGATAGTAATCATGTTTTATTTCAACTCAAAGATACGGGAGGAAAAGCATGGAAGGCAATTGCTTTTGGAGCGCTTGCCCGCCGTGGTTCGTCCAGGGCGGACGAAGGAGGGGATGATCTTCCCGCAGTTGGTGCTATAATAGATATTGCTTTTGAGCTTGATGTGGATGAGTGGAATGGTAGACGGGAATTGATGTTTAAAGTTATTGATTATAGAATTGCTTGA
- a CDS encoding glycosyltransferase: protein MKVALVHDYLNQYGGAERVLEALCSLFPGAPIYTLFYDAAATGYAFEGHDIRTSFLQRVPFARSHHRYFPMLMPIAIEQFDFSQFDLVISSSASYAKGIITGPGTKHICYCHTPTRYAWTDLDTKAQRLGYPKIIHSLIPLLMPYIRVWDKQSSARPDVFLANSNFVKKRIAKYYRREAEVVYPPLNFSFFSIQQPQDYYLMIGRIVPYKRFDIAIQACANLGLKLKVIGDGPQRKRLQRLAGRNTEFLGLVSEEKLPYYYSHARALIFPQEEDFGISALESMASGRPVIAYRAGGALEYIKEESNGVFFDEQTPESLAGAIGRFEEMAFNPSVIRQSVEKYDVRHFIAKMEEVVKKQNFKIQMSNYK from the coding sequence ATGAAGGTCGCATTAGTCCACGACTATCTCAATCAATACGGCGGAGCAGAGCGCGTATTGGAGGCGCTCTGCTCTCTTTTTCCGGGAGCGCCTATCTACACGCTTTTTTACGATGCTGCTGCCACTGGTTACGCTTTTGAAGGGCACGATATCCGTACCTCGTTTTTACAGCGCGTGCCATTTGCGCGCTCTCATCATCGTTATTTTCCGATGCTTATGCCAATTGCAATCGAGCAATTTGATTTTTCACAATTTGACTTGGTAATTTCAAGCTCTGCCAGTTACGCGAAGGGAATAATTACTGGTCCCGGAACCAAACATATTTGTTATTGTCATACACCCACACGTTATGCTTGGACCGATTTAGACACAAAAGCACAGCGGCTTGGCTATCCTAAAATTATACATTCGCTTATTCCATTGCTCATGCCATACATTCGCGTTTGGGATAAACAAAGTTCAGCGCGGCCAGATGTTTTTCTTGCTAACTCTAATTTTGTGAAAAAACGCATCGCAAAGTATTATAGAAGAGAGGCGGAAGTAGTATATCCGCCGCTTAATTTTTCATTTTTTTCCATCCAACAGCCGCAAGATTACTATCTTATGATAGGGCGAATAGTGCCATATAAGCGATTTGATATCGCCATTCAAGCCTGCGCGAATTTAGGATTGAAATTAAAAGTTATAGGCGATGGTCCCCAGCGAAAACGTTTACAAAGATTAGCGGGAAGAAATACGGAGTTTTTAGGCCTCGTATCTGAAGAAAAATTGCCTTATTATTACAGCCACGCTCGCGCTCTGATTTTCCCACAAGAGGAAGATTTTGGCATTAGCGCGCTGGAAAGCATGGCTTCGGGCAGACCGGTGATCGCCTATCGCGCAGGCGGAGCATTGGAATATATTAAGGAGGAGAGTAATGGAGTATTCTTCGACGAGCAAACGCCGGAAAGCCTAGCTGGCGCCATTGGTCGTTTTGAGGAAATGGCATTTAATCCAAGCGTTATTAGGCAGAGCGTGGAGAAGTATGATGTTAGACATTTTATTGCGAAGATGGAGGAGGTGGTCAAGAAACAGAATTTCAAAAT
- a CDS encoding DedA family protein, producing the protein MEVIIERITFLIVSFIQQTGYTGIGILMTLESANIPVPSEIVMPFSGFLAWRGEFTFWGVVLVASFGNLLGSWISYEIASRGGSVSLAKYGKYLLITKDDLECSRTLFNRFGSGIILVGRVLPIVRTFISFAAGIGHMNRAKFLLYTFIGSIPWNIALVYTGFVAGEKWSILEPYFRAFDWLIVLLIIVGTMWWVWYHFKHIKIIDV; encoded by the coding sequence ATGGAAGTCATCATTGAGCGCATCACATTTCTTATCGTAAGCTTTATCCAGCAAACTGGTTACACAGGCATTGGCATTTTAATGACCCTTGAGAGCGCCAATATTCCCGTCCCCTCAGAAATCGTGATGCCGTTCTCCGGGTTTCTCGCGTGGCGCGGCGAATTTACTTTTTGGGGTGTAGTGCTCGTAGCTTCTTTTGGTAATTTGTTGGGTTCGTGGATTTCATACGAGATTGCTTCGCGTGGCGGCAGTGTGTCGCTGGCAAAGTATGGCAAGTACTTACTGATTACAAAAGACGATTTAGAATGTTCCCGTACTCTCTTTAATCGTTTTGGTTCCGGTATCATTCTTGTTGGGCGCGTGTTACCGATTGTACGCACATTTATTTCGTTTGCCGCCGGAATTGGCCACATGAATCGCGCGAAATTTTTGTTATATACTTTTATTGGTTCAATTCCATGGAATATCGCGCTTGTGTACACCGGCTTTGTGGCGGGAGAGAAATGGTCTATTCTCGAGCCATACTTTCGAGCGTTTGACTGGCTCATTGTACTGTTGATTATTGTTGGTACGATGTGGTGGGTGTGGTATCATTTCAAACATATTAAAATAATAGACGTATAA
- a CDS encoding ribonuclease HI family protein, with translation MLTIKVHTDGGSRGNPGPAALGVVIEAPINKGYSHFLGKATNNEAEYSAVVLALEKIRATMGKDKVKGIHAQFFMDSQLAVNQLSGAWKVEGPTIIPLFMKIWNLRIEFGEVSFKYVPREQNKEADKLVNQELDKHTFGGDSLFNL, from the coding sequence ATGTTAACTATCAAAGTCCACACCGACGGCGGATCGCGCGGGAACCCGGGCCCCGCGGCTCTGGGCGTGGTGATTGAAGCGCCTATCAATAAAGGGTATTCGCATTTTTTGGGGAAAGCGACTAACAACGAAGCCGAATACAGCGCTGTTGTTTTAGCGCTGGAAAAGATTCGCGCGACTATGGGCAAAGATAAGGTAAAAGGCATTCACGCGCAATTTTTTATGGACAGCCAACTCGCGGTGAATCAACTATCTGGAGCTTGGAAGGTTGAGGGTCCGACGATTATTCCTTTATTTATGAAAATTTGGAATTTGCGCATTGAGTTTGGAGAAGTATCATTTAAGTATGTGCCGCGTGAGCAAAACAAAGAAGCGGATAAGCTGGTAAATCAGGAGCTGGATAAGCACACATTCGGCGGCGATTCGCTTTTTAATCTATAG
- a CDS encoding sugar transferase, producing MKKVDLLFAFLLLPVDFLMLEAAGIAAYFLRVSPWVSAFRPVLFYQNLPFPYYAFLVAVLAAIFMALFAFAGLYAVDRRRTVLGEILGIILAVSGGMMLLIIAMFFQREWFDSRFILLAGWGLSIGFAALGRIILRLFRRVVIERMHNGKEATVLIGSDEHTQRIKEAIESGRGLRLVGVYSHFDSVSLENILLVDSIDHIIFSDSSAPRGQIMDIADFCQEHNIRFSFVPDLFGALSAQMQMEAFGGIPLLELKRTPLDGWGKITKRALDVVGAVCGLIILSPIFLICALAIKWESKGPIFVRLKRVSQGREFYLFKFRSMIENAEALKAQFAAFNERNDGPLFKLHNDPRVTRVGRYLRKGRLDEIPQLFNVLSGEMSLTGPRPHEPAEVAQYQRHHKKVFAVKAGISGLAQISGASDLPFEEEVKLDTYYVENWSLKQDIVILFRTLLMLLFDRSGY from the coding sequence ATGAAAAAGGTAGATTTACTATTTGCATTTCTGTTATTGCCCGTTGATTTCCTAATGTTAGAAGCGGCTGGGATAGCCGCTTATTTTTTGCGCGTTAGTCCGTGGGTTTCGGCATTTCGCCCAGTGCTTTTCTATCAAAATTTACCGTTTCCGTACTATGCTTTTTTGGTGGCAGTTTTAGCGGCAATATTCATGGCGCTATTTGCGTTCGCGGGATTGTACGCGGTAGATAGGCGCCGGACTGTTCTTGGCGAGATACTGGGAATTATCCTGGCGGTTTCTGGAGGTATGATGCTGCTTATTATCGCCATGTTTTTTCAGCGCGAATGGTTTGACTCGCGATTCATTTTGCTTGCTGGATGGGGGTTAAGTATAGGGTTTGCAGCGCTAGGGCGAATAATTCTAAGGCTCTTTAGGCGCGTGGTAATAGAGAGAATGCATAATGGGAAGGAGGCGACTGTTTTAATAGGATCAGACGAGCATACGCAGCGCATCAAAGAAGCGATTGAGTCCGGCCGAGGACTAAGGCTTGTTGGTGTATATTCTCATTTTGATTCTGTATCGCTAGAGAATATTTTGCTAGTGGATAGTATAGATCATATTATTTTTTCAGACAGCAGTGCGCCGCGAGGGCAAATAATGGATATCGCGGATTTTTGCCAGGAACATAATATCCGATTTTCTTTTGTGCCCGATCTTTTTGGAGCGCTATCCGCGCAGATGCAGATGGAAGCGTTTGGCGGTATTCCCTTGTTAGAGCTAAAACGCACGCCGCTGGATGGGTGGGGCAAGATAACAAAAAGAGCGCTAGATGTCGTGGGTGCTGTGTGCGGTTTGATAATTTTGTCGCCGATTTTTTTGATATGCGCTCTTGCAATAAAATGGGAAAGCAAGGGGCCGATATTTGTGCGGCTTAAGCGTGTTAGCCAGGGAAGAGAATTCTATTTATTCAAATTCCGATCAATGATTGAGAATGCGGAGGCTTTGAAAGCTCAATTCGCGGCGTTTAACGAGCGCAACGACGGGCCGCTATTTAAACTGCATAACGATCCGCGCGTAACTCGCGTGGGGCGCTATTTGCGCAAAGGACGACTAGACGAGATACCTCAACTTTTTAATGTCCTTAGTGGAGAAATGAGCCTTACCGGACCTCGTCCGCACGAGCCGGCTGAAGTAGCGCAATATCAGCGTCATCATAAAAAAGTTTTTGCGGTTAAGGCGGGCATCTCCGGCCTCGCGCAAATTAGCGGCGCTTCGGATTTGCCATTCGAGGAAGAAGTAAAGTTGGATACTTATTACGTAGAAAATTGGTCTCTGAAACAAGATATTGTTATTTTGTTTCGCACACTTCTTATGTTATTGTTTGATAGAAGCGGGTACTAA
- a CDS encoding phosphoglycerate kinase, with protein sequence MKTLSSLNVTSKRVLVRADFNVPIAEEKVMDDFRLSAYLPTIHYLQERGARIILLSHLGRPNGKRDERLSLRPVASRLSELGSLPVQFVADIIGEDARKAAQELQDGQIMMLENLRFDAREEANDEQFARELAALGEIYVDDGFSVCHRAHASIVGIPKFLPSAAGLLLEKEARELDRVRVNAEPPFVLIMGGAKVKTKLYLIKIFLEKVDAVCLGGILANTVLAAQGVAIGKSLFEKDLQQEAKELALTDTKLHLPIDVVVSTGIGGETPAHNAAVGNMKEDEIILDIGPDTIDLFSRIMHQAKTIVWNGPMGLFEVDKFAEGTHALAREFKTIHAHTVVGGGDVIRALDKIGMISSVNFVSTGGGAMLEYLAGEKLPGIIALD encoded by the coding sequence ATGAAAACCCTATCTTCTCTTAATGTAACCAGCAAGCGCGTTCTTGTTCGCGCGGATTTTAATGTACCTATCGCGGAGGAAAAGGTGATGGATGATTTTCGTCTCTCTGCTTACTTGCCCACTATTCATTATTTACAAGAGAGAGGAGCGCGCATTATTCTTTTGAGTCATCTCGGAAGGCCCAATGGCAAACGCGACGAAAGGTTGTCTTTGCGGCCGGTGGCTAGTCGTTTAAGCGAGCTGGGTAGTTTGCCCGTACAGTTTGTAGCGGATATTATCGGCGAAGACGCGCGCAAGGCCGCGCAAGAATTACAAGATGGACAAATAATGATGCTTGAAAATTTGCGTTTTGATGCGCGAGAAGAAGCAAATGATGAACAGTTTGCGCGCGAGCTGGCTGCGCTCGGTGAGATATATGTTGATGATGGCTTTAGTGTATGCCATAGGGCGCACGCGTCCATTGTCGGTATTCCAAAATTTTTGCCATCAGCCGCAGGCCTCCTGCTGGAGAAAGAGGCGCGAGAGCTAGATCGCGTGCGCGTGAACGCCGAGCCGCCCTTTGTGCTAATTATGGGCGGAGCTAAAGTAAAAACAAAACTGTATTTGATAAAAATATTTTTGGAGAAAGTTGACGCAGTGTGCCTCGGGGGGATTCTTGCTAACACTGTGCTTGCGGCGCAGGGAGTTGCGATTGGGAAATCTTTATTTGAAAAAGATTTGCAACAAGAGGCAAAGGAATTAGCATTAACGGATACTAAACTGCATTTGCCGATTGACGTCGTGGTCTCTACTGGAATAGGCGGGGAAACACCAGCTCACAATGCGGCTGTAGGAAACATGAAAGAAGATGAGATAATTTTAGATATCGGTCCCGACACCATAGATTTGTTCAGCCGCATTATGCATCAGGCAAAAACTATCGTGTGGAATGGGCCCATGGGGCTGTTTGAGGTAGATAAATTTGCAGAAGGGACGCACGCGCTAGCAAGAGAATTCAAAACAATTCATGCGCATACGGTTGTTGGCGGCGGCGACGTAATCAGGGCGCTTGATAAAATAGGCATGATTTCTTCCGTAAATTTTGTCTCAACGGGCGGAGGCGCGATGCTGGAATATCTGGCGGGAGAGAAGTTGCCGGGGATCATTGCACTTGATTAA
- a CDS encoding triose-phosphate isomerase: protein MKQFILVANWKMNPITVEGAQHLWNVVSKGIDGTDKTKVVVCPPFSYLHLFSSLKGISLGAQDCFWQQEGAYTGEVSPKMLVDLGCEYVIVGHSERREYAKEDNQIVNKKVKAALDARLHPILAIGEKIRETFDSRGKHTNELDRIVERQLVEGVAGVPKSRAEQLLIAYEPVWAIGTGIAAESNDVFTAVLFIRKILSQLYSRSIADRIPVLYGGSTDSKNLTQFLQEGNADGALVGGSSINASEFLRMIKVAEEITGK, encoded by the coding sequence ATGAAACAGTTTATTCTTGTCGCAAATTGGAAAATGAATCCCATCACAGTGGAGGGCGCGCAGCATTTGTGGAATGTTGTTAGTAAGGGAATTGACGGGACTGATAAAACAAAGGTTGTCGTTTGTCCACCTTTTTCCTACCTGCATCTTTTTTCATCGTTAAAGGGTATTTCGTTGGGCGCGCAAGATTGCTTTTGGCAGCAAGAAGGAGCATATACTGGCGAGGTTTCACCGAAAATGTTGGTTGATCTTGGATGCGAATACGTCATAGTCGGCCATTCGGAGCGTCGCGAGTACGCTAAAGAGGATAATCAAATTGTGAACAAGAAAGTGAAGGCCGCGCTGGACGCGCGGCTTCATCCCATCCTTGCAATCGGCGAGAAAATTAGGGAAACGTTTGATAGTAGAGGCAAGCACACCAACGAGCTTGACCGGATTGTAGAGAGGCAGCTTGTCGAAGGGGTCGCGGGTGTGCCAAAAAGCAGAGCGGAACAATTACTCATCGCTTACGAGCCAGTCTGGGCAATAGGTACTGGTATTGCGGCAGAATCCAATGATGTATTTACCGCCGTATTGTTCATCCGCAAGATTTTAAGCCAGCTTTATTCTCGTTCTATAGCTGACCGCATTCCGGTACTATATGGCGGAAGCACTGACAGCAAGAATCTCACGCAGTTTTTACAAGAGGGCAACGCAGACGGGGCGCTTGTCGGCGGCTCAAGCATCAATGCTTCAGAGTTTTTGAGGATGATAAAGGTGGCGGAAGAGATAACGGGTAAATAA